In Chryseobacterium turcicum, a single window of DNA contains:
- a CDS encoding NAD(P)/FAD-dependent oxidoreductase: protein MNNDFDIIIIGGGIAGCIAAMHLHPFYKILVIEKPENTNVLHGETLVASSKRIFSELDIDIDAIMQESLVGKPTIGMQSYWGTPHPIIQDSIQNPEGHGWSIDKNNFVYELQKITSERGIKIIRENIISIVEESQQWALITKTKEGFEKNYQAKFIIDASGRRSLMAQKMSIKSLKKDQLIGIHGSISIPTLKELSTIYAVENGWWYITKLPNNKHLISFFTDSDLCDKKLTKDGEFFKNYFLAEKDLIKILEIKEEILEYEFLGTKASHSSYLKLPIQSNWIAIGDACLTFDPLSSQGIFNALAMAAQYSKLIIKSNVVHTLSENIKNAFIAECNRIAENIWSHYEYHHYIYYKMEKRWPNQLFWNRRHDIK, encoded by the coding sequence ATGAATAACGATTTTGACATTATAATTATTGGAGGAGGCATAGCAGGGTGTATCGCTGCTATGCACCTCCATCCTTTTTACAAAATTTTAGTCATTGAAAAACCAGAAAACACAAATGTTTTACATGGGGAAACTTTAGTGGCATCCAGTAAACGTATTTTTAGTGAACTAGATATTGATATTGATGCAATAATGCAAGAGTCATTGGTGGGCAAACCTACCATTGGGATGCAATCATATTGGGGAACCCCTCATCCTATCATACAAGATAGCATACAAAATCCTGAAGGTCATGGCTGGTCTATCGATAAGAATAATTTTGTATATGAATTACAAAAAATAACAAGTGAGCGAGGTATTAAAATCATTAGAGAAAATATTATTAGTATTGTAGAAGAGTCTCAACAATGGGCTTTGATTACAAAGACAAAGGAGGGTTTTGAAAAAAATTATCAAGCCAAATTTATCATAGATGCTTCAGGACGCAGAAGTTTGATGGCTCAAAAAATGAGCATTAAGAGCCTCAAAAAAGATCAGCTTATCGGGATTCATGGAAGCATATCCATTCCTACTTTAAAAGAACTTTCTACAATCTATGCTGTTGAAAATGGATGGTGGTATATTACTAAACTACCTAATAATAAACATTTGATTAGTTTCTTTACAGATTCCGATTTATGCGATAAAAAGTTGACCAAAGATGGAGAATTTTTTAAAAATTATTTTTTAGCTGAAAAAGATTTAATTAAAATTTTAGAAATTAAAGAAGAAATATTAGAGTATGAATTTTTAGGTACAAAAGCATCACATTCGTCCTATCTTAAACTTCCAATACAATCAAATTGGATAGCAATTGGAGATGCATGTTTAACCTTTGATCCATTATCCTCTCAAGGAATATTTAATGCTTTAGCAATGGCTGCTCAATACTCTAAATTAATCATTAAATCGAATGTAGTTCATACCTTATCAGAAAACATTAAAAATGCATTTATAGCAGAATGCAATCGTATTGCCGAAAATATTTGGTCTCATTACGAATATCATCATTACATCTATTACAAGATGGAGAAAAGATGGCCAAACCAATTATTTTGGAATAGACGTCATGATATTAAATAA
- a CDS encoding tetratricopeptide repeat protein: MKSKKILLAAAVFYFGVSEAQQSQYFTQKENYRFNLAQNLYQTKIYNASQYEYARQYFYNQNLEQSKKEAAQFFDNVIGVILQKNHAEDGLTAFMKEYPNSAYFAQANLPLADYYLAKKDFKEALKTLKKVNQYQLTKEENTQYILKLGYAKFMMGDSKGAIDALEEAHKTADDSQKGDIAYMLGHLYYSKRQNTQAFQYFDSVKDQSKFSKLVRPYYVQMYYNDKDYDKAISEGSALLNEDISNSYKAEVHKIIGESYFMKNDYNSAYPHLKDYLSVQQNPTENDLYEMGFVAAQLKKYDEAVSYYNQLLNNNSALAQNAYYQLGNAYLAVGKKQEALSAFRSSYQMDYDKSVKKLAHEQYAKLSYDIGNPFESPTTVIQDYITINNNDAKTSEMRSLLVKSYLYSGNFKETLNAIDKLPNSTPETDKVDQEVSYLLGTEEFNKGSFDEAEKYFLRSLEFDLNKEFHSRALYWLGQVYYQKGNYPSAIVRYEKLTNATFPEKQQLSYDLGYAYFKSKKFDQAEQYFTQYLKNPKPEFKNDAELRLADINYANNDLDRAIAIYDKNEDATDYTLYQKALALGFKNDNVAKITNLKSLISKYPASEYIDDAQYEIGVAYASQDDYNNANDFFGKVIKSSSDKDLVANASIYRAQNYIDQNQSDKALSELKSLGEQYKNTAYAQKIVLAAKPIFTKNGDVSGYSDFARNAGVNIDASEIDEINLLTGKQYFSKKDYKNAISYYEKYLTQNPTGEGLYQAKYELGESYYQTNNPTKSLLVLQEIANVQNDYQDDAATRVSQIYLAQGNSAEAKKYLENIKNSSNVNVKNYANVELMKMYAEEKNFSQAEKLADAVIANNKNSAAVIETAKVIKARSLMNSGKDKDAQTAYTALEKSSNTEVAAEAFYAKAFYQNKGKAYKSSNETIFKLANNYASEDYWGAKALVLMAKNYIGLKDNYQASYTCDQIIANYADFPEIVAEAKEVKKTIKK; the protein is encoded by the coding sequence ATGAAATCAAAAAAAATACTTTTAGCGGCTGCTGTTTTTTATTTCGGAGTTTCCGAGGCGCAACAGTCACAATACTTTACCCAAAAGGAAAACTATAGGTTTAACTTAGCTCAGAATCTTTATCAGACAAAAATATACAATGCTTCTCAATACGAATATGCGCGACAGTATTTCTATAATCAGAATCTGGAGCAGTCGAAAAAAGAAGCAGCGCAATTTTTTGATAATGTAATAGGTGTTATTCTTCAGAAAAATCATGCGGAAGACGGTTTGACGGCTTTTATGAAAGAATATCCTAATTCTGCCTATTTTGCACAAGCCAATTTACCTTTGGCAGATTATTATTTAGCTAAAAAAGATTTTAAGGAAGCTTTAAAAACTTTAAAGAAAGTCAATCAATATCAATTGACCAAAGAAGAAAATACACAGTATATTCTGAAATTGGGTTATGCTAAATTTATGATGGGTGATTCTAAAGGGGCTATTGATGCCTTAGAAGAAGCTCATAAAACGGCAGATGACTCTCAAAAAGGCGATATTGCTTATATGTTGGGACATTTGTATTATTCTAAAAGACAGAATACTCAGGCTTTTCAGTATTTTGATTCTGTAAAAGACCAGTCTAAATTTTCAAAATTAGTACGTCCGTATTATGTGCAGATGTATTACAATGATAAAGATTATGATAAGGCAATTTCGGAAGGAAGTGCTTTGTTGAATGAAGATATTTCAAATTCTTATAAAGCAGAAGTACATAAAATCATTGGTGAATCTTATTTCATGAAAAATGATTACAATTCTGCTTATCCGCATTTAAAAGATTATTTAAGTGTACAGCAAAATCCTACTGAAAACGATTTGTATGAAATGGGATTTGTTGCCGCTCAGCTTAAAAAATATGATGAGGCGGTTTCTTATTATAATCAGTTGTTAAACAATAATTCGGCTTTGGCGCAGAATGCTTATTATCAATTAGGAAATGCTTATTTGGCGGTTGGTAAAAAGCAGGAAGCACTTTCTGCATTCCGTTCGTCTTATCAGATGGATTATGATAAAAGTGTGAAAAAACTAGCGCACGAGCAGTATGCAAAACTGAGTTATGATATTGGGAACCCTTTTGAAAGCCCTACCACCGTTATTCAGGATTATATTACCATTAATAATAATGATGCAAAGACTTCAGAAATGAGATCACTTTTGGTGAAATCTTATCTGTATTCTGGGAACTTTAAAGAAACATTGAATGCGATTGATAAATTGCCAAATTCAACTCCTGAAACTGATAAAGTAGACCAGGAAGTTTCTTACCTTTTAGGAACTGAAGAATTTAATAAAGGTAGTTTTGATGAAGCTGAAAAATATTTCCTTAGAAGTTTAGAGTTTGATTTAAATAAAGAATTTCACAGCAGAGCTTTGTATTGGTTGGGTCAGGTGTATTATCAGAAAGGAAATTATCCTTCTGCCATTGTGCGTTACGAAAAACTAACCAACGCAACTTTCCCTGAAAAGCAGCAGCTTTCTTACGATTTGGGATATGCTTATTTTAAATCTAAAAAATTCGATCAGGCAGAACAATATTTTACCCAATATCTGAAAAATCCGAAACCTGAATTTAAAAATGATGCCGAGCTTCGTTTAGCAGATATTAATTATGCCAACAACGATTTGGATCGTGCGATTGCCATTTACGATAAAAACGAAGATGCTACCGATTATACTTTATACCAAAAAGCTTTGGCTTTAGGCTTTAAAAATGATAATGTTGCGAAAATTACCAATTTAAAATCATTGATTTCAAAATATCCTGCTTCAGAATATATTGATGATGCACAATACGAAATCGGGGTAGCTTATGCCTCTCAGGATGATTATAATAACGCAAACGATTTCTTCGGAAAAGTAATAAAATCTTCATCTGATAAAGATTTGGTTGCCAATGCATCGATTTACAGAGCGCAGAATTATATTGATCAGAATCAAAGCGATAAAGCGTTATCTGAGTTGAAGTCTCTTGGTGAGCAGTATAAAAATACTGCGTATGCACAGAAAATTGTTCTGGCTGCAAAACCAATTTTTACGAAAAATGGTGATGTCTCTGGATATTCAGATTTTGCAAGAAATGCAGGTGTAAATATAGACGCTTCTGAAATTGACGAAATCAATTTATTAACCGGAAAACAATATTTCAGCAAGAAAGACTATAAAAATGCAATTTCTTATTACGAGAAATATTTAACTCAAAATCCTACAGGAGAAGGTCTTTATCAGGCTAAATACGAGTTGGGTGAAAGTTATTATCAGACCAATAATCCTACAAAATCTTTATTGGTTCTTCAGGAAATAGCGAATGTTCAGAACGATTATCAGGATGATGCGGCAACTCGAGTGTCTCAAATTTATCTTGCTCAAGGAAATTCTGCTGAGGCTAAGAAATATTTAGAAAATATTAAAAATTCATCTAACGTTAACGTAAAAAATTACGCCAATGTAGAATTGATGAAAATGTATGCTGAAGAAAAGAACTTCTCGCAGGCTGAAAAATTAGCCGATGCAGTAATTGCCAACAACAAAAACTCTGCTGCCGTTATCGAAACCGCAAAAGTAATTAAGGCAAGAAGCTTGATGAATTCAGGGAAAGATAAAGATGCTCAAACGGCTTATACTGCTCTTGAAAAGTCTTCGAATACTGAAGTTGCGGCTGAAGCTTTCTATGCAAAAGCATTTTATCAGAACAAAGGAAAAGCCTATAAATCTTCTAATGAAACCATCTTTAAACTGGCTAATAATTATGCCTCAGAAGATTATTGGGGTGCAAAAGCATTGGTTTTGATGGCGAAAAATTATATTGGCTTAAAAGATAATTATCAGGCGAGTTATACTTGCGACCAGATTATTGCCAATTATGCAGATTTCCCAGAGATTGTTGCAGAAGCAAAGGAGGTTAAAAAAACAATTAAAAAGTAA
- a CDS encoding APC family permease produces the protein MNQLFRRKQYSETDTSTNLLRVLGTWDIVFFGIAAIIGAGSFSSLGEAVFRGGPGVILLYLICGFACGFTALCYAEFASRIPTAGSAYTYAYASFGELIAWVIGWALIMEYSFGNIYVAFSWSDYFTSFLERLGMHIPDYLTCSYTEAKKAFTNGSTNKELINAWVNAPLLGSLKFIVDVPALVINGLITWLCYRGVKESKNFNNSLVILKLAVIVLVILVGFSYINTENWTPVSIETGQPSFMPNGFAGVMSAVSGVFFAYIGFDALSVLSEETKDPQKTLPKGMIISLVLCTVIYIALTLVLTGMVDYRKFDGIGDPLSFIFEKTNANVAWMELTVSFVAIVAITTVLLVFQMGQPRIWYAMSRDGLMPKKFQDVHPKYKTPSFATIVTGIVVGVPIIFTDKSFILDFTSIGTIFAFVLVCAGVLMLPPKEKIQGRFHLPYINGKIIFPILFIGLLIGFHYFQPEFFDNLMDWNDPKEGEFRASIFFFILINLALCVFTFIKNFSLIPLIGLSSCLYLLTGMSHENWYYFGLWFAVGLVIYFCYGYRNSKLKNA, from the coding sequence ATGAATCAACTTTTCAGAAGAAAGCAATACTCAGAAACAGATACTTCAACTAATCTTTTAAGAGTTTTAGGGACTTGGGACATCGTATTTTTTGGTATTGCCGCTATTATTGGAGCAGGAAGCTTCAGTAGTTTGGGTGAAGCCGTTTTCAGAGGCGGCCCCGGTGTTATTCTTCTCTATTTGATTTGTGGTTTTGCCTGTGGTTTTACCGCTTTATGCTACGCTGAATTTGCGAGTAGAATTCCTACCGCAGGGTCTGCTTACACCTATGCTTACGCTAGTTTTGGAGAATTAATTGCTTGGGTCATTGGCTGGGCTTTGATTATGGAATATTCTTTCGGAAATATTTATGTTGCATTTTCATGGTCAGATTATTTTACCAGTTTTCTCGAGCGCCTCGGAATGCACATTCCCGATTATCTTACCTGCAGCTACACTGAAGCTAAAAAAGCCTTTACAAACGGCTCTACAAATAAAGAACTCATCAATGCATGGGTAAACGCACCATTATTAGGAAGTTTAAAATTCATCGTTGATGTTCCTGCATTGGTTATTAATGGATTGATTACCTGGCTTTGTTACCGCGGAGTAAAAGAAAGTAAAAACTTCAACAACTCTTTGGTTATTTTAAAATTAGCCGTAATTGTTTTAGTAATTTTGGTTGGTTTTTCATACATCAATACCGAAAATTGGACCCCCGTAAGTATCGAAACTGGCCAACCTTCTTTCATGCCAAATGGTTTTGCAGGAGTGATGAGTGCCGTTTCTGGAGTTTTCTTTGCTTATATAGGATTTGATGCACTGAGCGTACTTTCCGAAGAAACCAAAGACCCACAAAAAACCCTACCAAAAGGAATGATTATTTCTTTAGTTCTTTGTACCGTAATTTACATTGCATTGACTTTAGTTTTAACCGGAATGGTAGATTACAGAAAATTTGACGGTATTGGCGACCCACTATCATTTATATTTGAAAAAACGAATGCTAATGTTGCATGGATGGAATTGACAGTTTCTTTCGTAGCCATTGTAGCAATTACTACTGTGTTATTGGTTTTCCAAATGGGACAGCCAAGAATTTGGTACGCGATGAGCCGTGACGGATTAATGCCTAAAAAATTTCAAGACGTACATCCAAAATACAAAACTCCGTCATTTGCAACCATCGTAACCGGAATTGTAGTAGGAGTACCTATTATTTTCACCGACAAAAGTTTCATCTTAGATTTTACAAGTATCGGAACTATTTTCGCCTTTGTATTGGTTTGTGCAGGAGTTTTAATGCTTCCGCCTAAAGAAAAAATTCAAGGTCGTTTCCACCTTCCTTATATTAATGGGAAAATCATTTTCCCTATACTTTTTATTGGTTTATTGATAGGTTTTCATTATTTCCAACCGGAATTTTTCGATAATTTGATGGATTGGAATGACCCTAAAGAAGGAGAATTCAGAGCTTCTATTTTCTTTTTTATCTTAATTAATCTTGCGCTCTGCGTTTTCACTTTTATTAAAAACTTCTCACTGATTCCATTGATTGGATTAAGCTCTTGCTTATATCTTCTTACCGGAATGAGCCACGAAAACTGGTATTACTTCGGATTATGGTTCGCAGTAGGTTTGGTTATTTATTTCTGTTATGGTTATAGAAACAGCAAGCTTAAAAATGCATAA
- a CDS encoding TonB-dependent receptor — protein MNKRIQILSILFLGFSSVAFSQIKEEKLILNKKREPEVKKIEKKKTSVVTEKNYPPEEKSANPVKYTITDVPAVSDFKTSTIQGQDVTPKFDGTAQNNYFQLGMGNYGKILADANISTTLENKLEVGADVHVLSTNGLKKVYPWDSKQSSATLGAFLNSYGEKGKINVNAEYGLNNYNYYGIYAVNPSAGVDLQQKVNQFKVNGYYDFYSNEILNDVRVKSSFLSDHFDAKENQASILANLSKHAVKLSDNGIVMNADLGVGLETVKTDFAIRDKNSATFFNASLAPKVTFAKGESYLMLGSSFNFLNARNSNLILAEELKNNKTYWFPQAEFQVAASKEFKFYGGVDGGLKLNTYAELLQENPFLVSDQMLRPTETQYHFYAGLRGDIDETFKYDVSAGFGKMKNIMFFKGNNLFSNEFTLDRPGYDFANTFSAIYDDGNVSDIKGSLQYFPLENLVLDADVRFLKYDLKNYENIYNVPLVTGSIGAKYTMFEKKMSLGFKGIFATDRTTNSYMLEGVGSPSMVFQSTEDTNDKVGGYADLNLSAEYKIHKNFSIFALGNNLLSSKYQTYKGYKVLGAQVVGGIKITF, from the coding sequence ATGAACAAAAGAATTCAAATATTATCTATATTATTTCTGGGATTTTCGTCTGTGGCGTTTTCTCAGATCAAAGAAGAAAAGCTGATTCTTAACAAAAAAAGAGAACCGGAAGTAAAGAAGATTGAAAAGAAAAAAACTTCTGTCGTTACGGAAAAAAATTATCCGCCTGAAGAAAAGTCTGCCAATCCTGTAAAATACACGATTACGGATGTTCCTGCGGTATCAGATTTTAAAACGTCTACTATTCAGGGGCAAGATGTTACTCCAAAGTTTGATGGTACGGCTCAAAATAATTATTTCCAACTCGGAATGGGGAATTATGGGAAGATTTTAGCGGATGCCAATATTTCTACAACCCTTGAAAATAAATTGGAAGTAGGAGCAGATGTACATGTTTTATCTACCAACGGACTAAAAAAAGTGTATCCTTGGGATTCTAAGCAAAGTTCAGCAACATTAGGAGCTTTCTTAAATTCTTATGGAGAAAAAGGAAAGATTAATGTGAATGCAGAATATGGCTTAAATAACTATAATTATTATGGTATTTATGCTGTAAATCCTTCTGCGGGTGTTGATTTGCAACAGAAAGTAAATCAGTTTAAAGTAAACGGTTACTATGATTTTTATTCGAATGAAATTTTGAATGATGTAAGGGTAAAATCTTCATTTTTAAGCGATCATTTTGATGCAAAAGAAAATCAGGCTTCCATCTTGGCAAACCTTTCAAAGCACGCCGTAAAGCTTTCAGATAACGGAATTGTAATGAATGCAGATTTGGGTGTTGGTTTAGAAACTGTAAAAACAGATTTTGCAATCAGAGACAAAAATTCGGCAACTTTTTTTAATGCTAGCTTAGCGCCGAAAGTAACTTTTGCAAAAGGTGAGTCTTACTTAATGTTGGGTTCTTCATTTAATTTTTTAAATGCAAGAAATTCTAATTTGATTTTAGCTGAAGAATTAAAAAATAACAAAACCTATTGGTTTCCACAGGCTGAATTTCAGGTGGCTGCTTCTAAAGAATTTAAATTCTACGGTGGAGTTGACGGTGGTTTAAAACTAAATACGTATGCTGAGTTGTTACAAGAAAACCCATTCTTGGTTTCAGATCAGATGTTAAGACCTACTGAAACACAGTATCATTTTTACGCAGGTTTAAGAGGAGATATCGACGAAACTTTTAAATATGATGTTTCTGCCGGATTCGGAAAAATGAAAAATATTATGTTTTTTAAAGGCAACAATCTTTTCTCAAATGAATTTACTTTAGACAGACCCGGTTACGATTTTGCCAATACATTTTCAGCAATTTATGATGACGGAAATGTGAGCGACATTAAAGGTAGTCTACAGTATTTCCCATTAGAAAATCTAGTTTTAGATGCTGATGTGCGATTTTTGAAATATGATTTAAAAAATTACGAAAATATCTATAATGTGCCTTTGGTTACAGGAAGTATTGGTGCAAAATATACGATGTTTGAGAAAAAAATGTCTTTAGGTTTCAAAGGAATTTTTGCCACAGACAGAACGACGAATTCGTATATGCTTGAAGGCGTGGGAAGTCCGTCGATGGTATTCCAATCAACTGAAGATACCAATGATAAAGTTGGTGGTTACGCAGATTTAAACTTATCTGCAGAGTATAAAATTCACAAAAATTTCAGTATTTTTGCACTCGGAAACAATCTTCTAAGCTCAAAATACCAAACGTACAAAGGCTATAAAGTTCTTGGTGCGCAGGTTGTAGGAGGGATTAAGATTACATTCTAA
- a CDS encoding Mpo1-like protein, whose protein sequence is MSERIKTYHEFYEFYLGEHKKLGTRIFHFLGILSVFLVIGFVIYTEKERFLWYIPIFGYGFAWLSHAFIERNKPATFKYPLWSLGSDFKLFFELLIGKQKFNGK, encoded by the coding sequence ATGTCTGAAAGAATAAAAACATACCACGAGTTCTATGAGTTTTACCTCGGTGAACACAAAAAACTGGGAACCCGGATTTTTCATTTTTTGGGAATCCTATCTGTATTTCTCGTCATTGGTTTTGTCATTTATACTGAAAAAGAAAGATTCTTATGGTATATTCCGATATTTGGATATGGTTTTGCATGGTTGAGTCACGCTTTTATTGAAAGAAATAAGCCCGCCACTTTTAAATATCCTCTTTGGTCTTTAGGGTCTGATTTTAAACTATTTTTTGAATTATTAATTGGAAAACAGAAATTTAACGGAAAGTAA
- a CDS encoding LodA/GoxA family CTQ-dependent oxidase produces the protein MEKKYISDLKAQFIDTYQKVMIENGAHPAPRAVFRKQHGVVHGELSLSNNLPIEKLVGDLGFFGIKDNFKCVMRFSSDTAPKKTDVKSTIGVGLKIFDLPNNAEGFDGPNTDFIFQNIDMFFAQNAQQMVDFTQISGSGDINQLNEYYRENKELKRILDQMEKYEDSCLTTTYYPIIPFRLGEKHMIKLRLKPVVKENFPVIMKQKDYLAKDLQQKLSNDSYQFILEGQIKELDEKIADNLQLKWDESFIEIGRLNLPKQDLNLIGVKELGDHINFNCWRINSLNQPLGSIAEARRDVYKYGAETRYSANALEFREPQKQVCPFHAQNKDEKIVDHEIVSAAIYPSIGIMRVGNSDEYYIGPQVPEPILSNDLSFYRDREGKIKRQAAEFRIYGLNIKGEVVKELTHPDIKDKVEISWSCHLANQKAAWYQFNLALDIPEANEDEYKFSFKRNSDVPDRMSLVIDGGIKIINSKSISKSAIFKGKFLKNNEVYLGEIFFDKNSPNSKRLHVLGGKGISKSSKNEIALDFANNDDWYDDTSDGPVTAIVKFNNKEINVKPAWVICAPPDYAPVQQSVRTMWDLMRDLSVRELNLPAPISPSFSYDIFPIFKRMTELQWVNKGFLTTFGFNGAYNFNENIWIEKLRDGTMNNLEFRRQMFNQFRQFDLPGSQSPALWPWLYGDAIEIVGNGSPRQHSTLTDLQIKMLQQWVDGNFIDDWDKYKTNYINPKPLDEYPVEEQADLLTRAALDFCLADAFHPGCEMTWPVRISSMYDSPFRFNFDKDNLIKDNLDYGPFIDQTLLNKIINPFESQVAGGITRWMAIPWQTDTASCKDGYDTSYDPYIPTFWPARVPNEIITYKQFKALQEKQGNPEEQLEILNQRFEWLEDLPGNPTIYSPYQEIINKMITHFDSVGTVLPIKLDETITNNENTKVPNTVQVALTSSYTKIINIILKETRQKQIIDNLGKDKVLKIISDNVLNSSKLQIDEEVKKEAEHILNNSEALENLLSKVQETNKDLQIEYVKPNQKIVTIHERFRRRFNS, from the coding sequence ATGGAAAAAAAATACATATCCGATCTTAAAGCTCAGTTCATAGATACTTACCAAAAAGTTATGATAGAAAATGGTGCACATCCAGCACCAAGGGCCGTATTCAGAAAACAACATGGTGTAGTACATGGTGAATTAAGTTTATCCAATAACTTACCCATTGAAAAACTAGTAGGTGATCTTGGTTTCTTTGGCATTAAAGATAATTTCAAGTGTGTAATGCGTTTTTCAAGTGATACAGCTCCTAAAAAAACAGATGTAAAATCTACCATTGGTGTAGGTTTAAAGATTTTTGATTTACCGAATAATGCTGAAGGATTTGATGGGCCAAATACAGATTTTATATTTCAAAATATTGATATGTTTTTCGCTCAAAACGCACAACAAATGGTAGATTTCACTCAAATTTCAGGTTCTGGTGATATCAACCAACTAAATGAATATTATAGAGAAAACAAAGAATTGAAACGTATTTTAGACCAAATGGAAAAATACGAAGACAGTTGTTTAACCACTACATACTATCCTATCATACCATTCCGATTAGGTGAAAAACATATGATCAAACTACGACTTAAACCAGTAGTTAAAGAAAATTTCCCTGTCATCATGAAGCAGAAAGATTATCTCGCTAAAGATTTACAGCAAAAATTATCTAATGATTCTTACCAATTTATTCTTGAAGGGCAAATTAAAGAGCTTGATGAAAAAATAGCAGATAATTTACAATTAAAATGGGATGAAAGTTTTATTGAAATTGGTAGATTAAACCTCCCCAAACAAGATTTGAATCTGATTGGAGTGAAAGAACTTGGTGATCATATTAATTTTAATTGCTGGCGTATCAATTCATTAAATCAACCTCTGGGTAGTATTGCTGAGGCTAGAAGAGATGTTTACAAATATGGTGCAGAAACGAGATACAGTGCCAATGCTTTAGAGTTCAGAGAACCTCAAAAACAAGTTTGCCCTTTTCATGCACAAAATAAGGATGAAAAAATAGTTGACCACGAAATTGTGAGTGCGGCAATATATCCTTCAATAGGCATTATGCGTGTAGGAAATAGTGATGAGTATTATATAGGACCACAAGTTCCGGAACCTATACTATCAAATGATCTTTCTTTTTATAGGGATAGAGAAGGCAAAATCAAAAGACAAGCAGCAGAATTTAGAATATATGGTCTGAATATTAAAGGAGAAGTTGTAAAGGAACTTACCCATCCTGATATTAAAGACAAAGTTGAAATCAGCTGGTCGTGCCATTTAGCTAACCAAAAAGCAGCTTGGTATCAATTTAATCTTGCATTAGATATTCCGGAAGCAAATGAAGATGAATATAAATTTTCATTTAAAAGAAATTCAGATGTCCCGGATCGTATGAGCCTCGTTATTGATGGAGGTATAAAAATTATCAATAGCAAATCGATCAGCAAATCAGCAATATTTAAAGGTAAATTTTTAAAAAACAACGAAGTTTATCTTGGAGAAATATTTTTCGATAAGAATTCACCAAATTCCAAAAGATTGCATGTACTTGGAGGTAAAGGTATATCTAAAAGTTCTAAAAATGAAATTGCCTTAGATTTTGCAAATAATGATGATTGGTATGATGACACTTCTGATGGACCGGTAACAGCCATTGTAAAATTCAATAATAAGGAAATTAATGTAAAACCTGCTTGGGTAATTTGTGCACCTCCAGATTATGCTCCTGTGCAGCAATCGGTAAGAACAATGTGGGATTTAATGAGAGATCTATCTGTAAGAGAACTCAACTTACCTGCTCCCATTAGCCCTTCATTTTCTTATGATATATTTCCCATCTTTAAGAGAATGACAGAACTACAATGGGTAAACAAAGGTTTTTTAACCACTTTTGGGTTCAATGGAGCTTATAATTTCAATGAAAATATATGGATTGAAAAATTAAGAGATGGAACGATGAATAACTTAGAATTCAGAAGACAAATGTTTAATCAGTTCAGACAGTTTGATCTCCCGGGTTCTCAATCTCCGGCTTTATGGCCTTGGTTATATGGAGATGCTATAGAGATAGTAGGAAACGGAAGCCCTAGGCAGCATAGTACACTTACAGATCTGCAAATCAAAATGTTGCAGCAATGGGTAGATGGTAATTTTATTGATGATTGGGATAAATATAAAACCAATTATATTAATCCTAAACCTTTAGATGAATATCCTGTAGAAGAGCAAGCCGACTTACTTACAAGAGCTGCTTTAGATTTTTGTCTGGCAGATGCTTTTCATCCGGGTTGCGAAATGACGTGGCCGGTAAGAATATCTTCTATGTATGATTCTCCTTTCAGATTTAACTTTGATAAAGATAATCTTATTAAAGACAACCTTGATTACGGTCCTTTTATAGATCAAACGTTACTTAATAAAATAATTAACCCTTTCGAATCTCAAGTTGCAGGCGGTATAACACGCTGGATGGCTATTCCCTGGCAAACAGATACAGCCTCTTGTAAAGATGGATACGACACTTCATATGACCCTTATATTCCAACATTTTGGCCAGCACGAGTGCCTAATGAAATTATTACTTACAAGCAATTCAAAGCTTTACAAGAAAAACAAGGAAATCCAGAAGAGCAATTAGAAATACTAAATCAACGTTTTGAGTGGTTAGAAGATTTACCTGGTAACCCCACCATTTATTCTCCATATCAAGAGATTATTAATAAAATGATTACTCATTTTGATTCTGTAGGCACAGTGCTACCTATAAAATTAGATGAAACAATTACGAATAATGAGAATACTAAAGTTCCTAATACTGTGCAGGTTGCCTTAACCAGTTCATACACTAAAATTATCAATATCATTTTAAAAGAAACCAGACAAAAGCAGATAATAGATAATCTCGGAAAAGATAAGGTACTTAAAATAATATCAGATAATGTATTAAATTCTTCTAAATTACAAATTGACGAAGAAGTAAAAAAAGAAGCGGAGCACATATTAAATAACTCAGAAGCATTAGAAAATCTACTGTCAAAAGTTCAGGAAACAAATAAAGATTTACAAATAGAATATGTTAAACCAAATCAGAAAATAGTAACTATTCATGAAAGATTTAGAAGACGTTTTAATTCCTAA